A stretch of Trichomycterus rosablanca isolate fTriRos1 chromosome 8, fTriRos1.hap1, whole genome shotgun sequence DNA encodes these proteins:
- the erc1a gene encoding ELKS/Rab6-interacting/CAST family member 1a, whose protein sequence is MYGSSRSVSKIDTNHSGSRSGQANSGRSPRLPRSPRMGHRRTNSMGGSNGGPGGSGGKTLSMENIQSLNAAYATSGPMYMSDNEVALVTSSDIPKTVVMTGRFGGSIPYSVRGAVTGSTPDMAMVPTVSTDSIGFGGELHAASTVPHSLRQARDNTIMELQAQLKEVLRENELLRKEVEIKESKLSSSMSSIKTFWSPELKKERALRKDEASKIAVWKEQYRALQDETQHLHTTVQALQAELRIQRDLNQLLQPPGEPLALEPGEEQERQARELVLLRRTLQEMELRLETQRQTLIARDDSVKKLLEMLHNKGPSGKASEEDHELTCRLADAEMHAHHLENLLEQRDKEMVALREELHRRLEGTPESTKTKALQTVIEMKDSQIGSLERGLRELEDQVMMLRSSNMLTCEERQEEVKQMEVYRNHTKFMKNKMDQVKQDLSRKDTQLLGLQTKLETLTNQFSDSKQHIEVLKESLTAKEQRAAILQTEVDALRLRLEEKEALLNKKSKQIQDMSEEKSTLNGEIHDLKDMLDVKERKIVVLQKKIENLQEQLRDKEKQMGSLRERVKSLQTDTSNTDTVLSTLEDSLAEKERIIERLKEQRDREEREKTEDLESSKRELKELKDKVSLLQGDLSERENSLLDLKEHASSLASSGLKKDSKLKSLEIALEQRREECSKLETQLKRAQNAAVEAQVNSEISKRISSLEADVARHREESGKAQAEVDRLLDILRQMENEKNDKDRKISELESVASRQVKEHGKKPSGKHREPTGRGRNASDGPQQESLRQKAERIEELEEALRESVQMTAEREMVLAQEEAARNHQEKQMEELLGAMEKVKQELESMKAKMSSTQQSLAEKETHLTTLRAERRRHLEEVLEMKQEALLAAISEKDANIALLELSSSKKKKTQEEVAQLRREKDRLVQQLKQQTQNRMKLMTDNYDDGHLKTPPDQINHKPPKSPDQDDEEGIWA, encoded by the exons ATGTACGGAAGCTCTCGTTCCGTGAGCAAAATAGACACGAATCACAGCGGGAGCCGGAGCGGCCAGGCAAACTCGGGTCGCTCTCCCCGCCTGCCACGCTCACCCCGCATGGGACATCGCCGCACCAACAGCATGGGGGGCAGCAACGGTGGACCTGGTGGCTCTGGAGGAAAGACCCTTTCCATGGAAAACATTCAGTCTCTCAATGCAGCCTATGCTACGTCTGGCCCTATGTACATGAGTGACAACGAGGTAGCCCTTGTCACTTCATCTGACATCCCAAAGACCGTCGTGATGACTGGGCGCTTCGGTGGCAGCATCCCATACAGCGTGCGAGGAGCGGTCACAGGCAGCACGCCCGACATGGCCATGGTACCGACAGTGTCCACAGACTCCATAGGCTTTGGCGGCGAGCTCCATGCGGCGTCCACTGTACCTCACTCGCTGCGCCAGGCTAGAGATAACACCATCATGGAGCTGCAGGCCCAGCTGAAAGAGGTGCTGAGGGAAAATGAACTACTGCGCAAGGAGGTGGAGATAAAGGAGAGCAAGCTTAGCTCATCCATGAGCTCCATCAAGACCTTCTGGAGTCCCGAGCTGAAGAAAGAGAGGGCGCTGCGCAAGGATGAGGCCTCCAAGATAGCAGTGTGGAAAGAGCAGTACCGTGCCCTACAGGATGAGACTCAG CACTTGCACACAACAGTCCAGGCTCTGCAGGCCGAGTTGCGCATTCAGCGTGACCTGAACCAGCTGCTGCAGCCGCCGGGGGAACCTCTGGCTCTCGAGCCGGGTGAAGAACAGGAGAGGCAGGCCCGTGAGCTTGTCCTTCTTCGTCGAACCCTGCAGGAGATGGAGTTACGGTTGGAGACGCAGAGACAGACACTGATCGCCCGCGATGACTCGGTCAAAAAGCTGCTGGAGATGCTGCACAACAAAGGGCCATCAGGCAAAGCCAGTGAGGAGGACCATGAGCTTACCTGTCGCCTGGCTGATGCTGAAATGCATGCACATCACCTGGAAAATCTGTTGGAGCAGCGTGATAAGGAAATGGTGGCCTTACGAGAA GAGCTTCATCGACGCCTCGAAGGAACACCTGAGTCTACAAAAACCAAAGCTCTGCAGACTGTCATTGAGATGAAG GACTCTCAGATCGGCTCTTTGGAACGGGGACTAAGGGAACTGGAAGATCAGGTCATGATGCTGCGTTCCAGTAACATGCTCACCTGTGAAGAGCGACAGGAGGAGGTCAAGCAAATGGAGGTGTACCGCAACCACACCAAGTTCATGAAGAACAAG ATGGACCAGGTGAAGCAGGATCTATCCAGGAAGGACACTCAGCTCCTCGGCCTGCAGACCAAACTTGAGACTCTTACTAATCAGTTCTCTGATAGTAAACAACACATTGAGGTCCTTAAAGAGTCATTGACTGCCAAAGAGCAGCGAGCTGCCATTTTACAGACAGAG GTGGATGCGCTGAGGTTGCGTCTGGAGGAGAAGGAGGCACTGCTGAACAAAAAAAGCAAGCAGATTCAGGACATGTCTGAAGAGAAAAGCACACTGAACGGCGAGATCCATGATCTCAAGGACATGCTGGATGTCAAAGAGCGAAAGATTGTAGTGCTCCAGAAGAAG ATTGAGAACCTGCAGGAGCAGCTGAGAGACAAAGAGAAGCAAATGGGCAGTTTGAGAGAACGAGTGAAGTCTCTGCAGACAGACACCTCTAATACTGATACAGTTCTCAGTACACTAGAGGACTCACTGGCCGAGAAG gaaCGTATAATCGAGCGTCTAAAAGAGCAGAGGGACCGAGAGGAGAGGGAGAAGACTGAGGACCTGGAGAGTAGTAAGAGGGAGCTGAAAGAGCTGAAGGACAAAGTGAGCTTGCTGCAGGGAGATCTCTCAGAACGAGAG AATTCTCTGCTGGACCTGAAGGAACATGCATCATCCTTAGCATCGTCTGGGCTAAAGAAAGACTCCAAACTAAAATCTTTAGAGATTGCTCTCGAGCAGAGGAGGGAAGAGTGCTCTAAACTAGAGACCCAGCTAAAGAGG GCCCAGAATGCAGCTGTGGAAGCACAGGTCAACTCAGAGATCTCTAAACGAATCTCCTCGCTGGAAGCCGATGTGGCCAGGCACAGAGAGGAGTCTGGGAAAGCGCAAGCTGAAGTTGACCGACTGCTGGACATCCTGCGGCAGATGGAGAACGAGAAGAACGACAAGGACAGAAAGATCAGTGAGCTTGAAAG TGTGGCTTCCAG GCAGGTAAAGGAGCACGGAAAGAAGCCGTCTGGAAAACACAGGGAGCCGACTGGCAGAGGGCGCAATGCCAGTGACGGCCCCCAGCAG GAATCGTTAAGGCAGAAGGCTGAGCGCATTGAGGAGCTGGAGGAGGCGCTGAGAGAGAGTGTGCAGATGACAGCAGAGAGGGAGATGGTGCTGGCACAGGAGGAGGCTGCACGCAACCACCAGGAGAAACAG ATGGAGGAGCTGCTTGGAGCCATGGAGAAGGTAAAGCAGGAGCTTGAGTCCATGAAGGCCAAGATGTCATCCACGCAGCAGTCTTTGGCAGAGAAGGAGACCCATCTGACCACCCTTAGGGCTGAAAGAAGGAGACATCTGGAGGAGGTGCTGGAGATGAA ACAGGAGGCTTTGTTGGCGGCCATCAGTGAAAAGGATGCAAACATTGCGCTGCTGGAGCTGTCCTCgtccaaaaagaaaaagacgCAAGAGGAAGTGGCCCAGCTGCGTAGAGAGAAAGACCGTCTGGTGCAGCAGCTCAAACAGCAG ACACAGAATCGGATGAAGCTCATGACGGATAATTACGATGATGGCCACCTGAAGACACCACCTGACCAGATCAACCACAAACCGCCAAAATCACCCGATCAG GATGATGAGGAGGGCATTTGGGCGTAG